The Sinorhizobium fredii genome contains the following window.
GGGTGACCGGCGAGTTGTTGGTGAGGATGGCGCCGACCATGACATAACCGCCGACGAGCAGCGCGTTCGGGTTGCCCTTCTGCTGGCTGGCGAACTGGGCGAGGCCGATCGTGCCGCCGGCGCCGGGTACGTTCTGCACCTGGACATTGCCGGAGATGCCTTCCTGCTGCATGACGGTCTGCAGCGAACGGGCGGTCTGATCCCAGCCGCCGCCGGGATTGGCCGGCGCGATGATCGTGTAGTCGGCGGCATAGGCCGGAAGCGCCAGCGCGCCGGCGAGAATGGATGCGAGGAAGAAGTGTTTCAAGGTCGGTCCTCCGTAGGCGCGGTTCGTCCGCGCGTTGATCGTTGTCGCGAACGGGAGAAACGGGCGGCTGACCTTGAAAGCGGCAGCCTCCGACCGGATTGGCAATTTCCTCCCGATGCGCTGCTGGCATTCCGCCTCCACGGGTCGCCAGCGGCCCTAAACCAACATAGAAAGCTGACATTAACCTGACATCAACCGGCTGGCTCGTAAACGGTTTGTTTCGGCTCCACAAATATCACTGGAGGAAGAATATTCACTGGAGTCTGAGCACCTCGTTCCAGCGGGCGATCAGCCGGGCGCGTTTGACTTGGTCGAGATAGACCATGAGTCCCGGACTGACCGGCACCGGCTTCAACTGGCCGCCGAGCATTTCCTGCATGGTGTTGGCGGTGTTCTCGCCGGCGACCTCGGGACTCACGGCCGGGATCTCAAGCTCGCGCGCCATGATCGTCTGACCTTCCTTCGACATGAAGAATTCGAGATAGCGGCGGCCGAGATCTGGAGAGGCGGCGGCCTGCGGAACCAGGCCGATTCGCGACATCACCACGGTATAGTCCTTCGGCAGCACGATGCCGACATCCGGATGCCTGGAGGCCCAGTCGGCGGCATAGGAGCCGAGGATATTGTAGCCGAGCACGAAGCGCCCGTCCGCCACCCGCTCGAGGATCGCCTGGCTGGTCGAATAGAGCTTGACGCCCGCAGCACCCATTGCCTGGATGACGCTCCAGATGTCGCCGAACTGTTCCTGGTCGCGCGCCATGAACAGGAAGCCGACGCCGGATCGCTCGATATCATAGGTGCCGATCCGGCCGAAGATCTCGCTTCCCTGACGCTTCAGATAGTCGACGAATTCGGCGCGCGTCGCCGGCGGCTTTTCTTTTGAAAAACTCGGTTTGTGATAGACGAACACGGCCGGCTCGAAGGTTAGCGCATAGGCCGTGTTGCGCCAGTTCGCCCAGGCCGGCCAGCGGCCGCTCATCGGCAGGTCGCTGCGCTGGGCATAACCGTCATTGCTGAGCTTCACCTGCAGGTCCATCGCGGAGGAGAAGGCGAAATCGGCCGTCCTCTGGCCGGCATCGGTCTCCTTGACGATCCGGTCGTAGATCTCGCCGGTCAGCATGTCCTCGTAGCGGACCGCGACATCCGGATTGGCCTTCTGGAAGCCGACGATCATCGGGCGCGCCAGCGGCTCGTCGAGCGAGGAATAGACGACGAGAACGGGCGCCGCCGCATCGCCGGAAAAGGCCGGGAAGAGCACCGGCGCGGCGCAGGCGAACCCGACGAAAAACAACCAAAAAGCGAAGGAAATCAAGAACTGCATAATTTCACAATGCCTCACCCGCACGCCGTTCACAAGCAAGGTCGCGGCCGATAAGGTGAAGCGGGGGAGAGTGACGATTTGCGTATCTTGCTTGTTGAAGACAATCAGGCCCTGGCAGAGGGTCTCTCGGCGCTTTTGCGCGGCAGCGGCTATGCCGTCGACGTGGTGAACGACGGCGCCTCGGCGCATGCCGTCGCCGCCGCCGAGAGCTTCGATCTGGTGATCCTGGACCTGAACCTGCCGGAGATGGACGGGCTCGACGTGCTGCGCGCCATGCGGGCCCGGCAGAACCGGGCGGCCGTCCTGATCCTGACGGCCCGCGGCTCGCCCGAAGAAAGGATCAAGGGCCTCGATCTTGGCGCTGACGACTACCTGATCAAGCCTTTCGACATCGGCGAGTTCGAGGCGCGCGTGCGGGTCCTGCTCCGCCGTCAGGCCGGCCTGCGCAGCTCGATCGTCAGCTACGGCAATGTCTCGCTGGATCTGAACGCCCGCAGTTTTTCCGCCGGCGGCGTGCCGATCGAGATTCCGGCGCGCGAGCTCGGGCTGCTCGAGCTTCTCTTCATGCGCGCCGGCAAGGTGGTCGCCAAGGACGCGATCGTTCAGTCGCTGACCGGCCTCGATGACGATCTCAGCCCCAATGCGATCGAGCAATATGTCAGCCGGCTGCGCAAGCGCCTGGCGCCCTACGGGCTGACGGTGCGCACGGCCCGCGGCATCGGTTACTACCTCGACAAGGCAACGGGCCCCGAATGAGGACGGCCGTCTATTCGCTGAGAAGAAGGCTGCTCGGCTGGCTGCTGATCTCGACCGCGGTGATCGGGGTCATCGCCTTGATGGATACCTATCGGGAAGCGGTCAAGACGGCGAATGTCGTTTCGGACCGCGTGCTCGCAGGCTCGGCGCTGGCGATCGCCGAGCGTGTGGTCGTCGCCGAGGACGGCACGCTTCAGGTCGACATACCCTATGTGGCGCTGGAAATGCTGACCTCGGCCGCGCAGGACCGCGTCTTTTACCGGGTGGATGGCCCTCCGGGGGAGTTCATCACCGGCTACCAGACGCTGCCGTCGCTTCCCGAGGCCGCCGGCCAGTCGACGAGCTTTGCCGATGCGGTCTTCCGCGGCGAGCCCATACGGCTGGCGGTGCTTCGCCGCTCCGCCTCCACCGGCGTCAATTCCGTTCCCTTCGTCGTCACCGTCGCCGAGACGACGATTGCGAGACGCCAGCTGACGCAGACGATCCTGCTGCACTCGGCGCTCCGCCTCGGCTTGATGATCGCCGGTGCCGCCCTGATCGTCTGGGTGGCGGTGACCTTTTCCTTACGGCCGCTCTACCGGCTCGGCGACGCGATCGCCGAGCGCAGTCCAGACGATCTCCATCCGATCGGCGAGCGTGTGCCGAGCGAGGTGCAGGGACTGGTCGACACGGTCAATTCCTTCATGGTGCGGCTGCAGTCGGCGCTCGATGCGCTTCGCCATTTCACCGGCAATGCCAGCCATCAGTTGCGCACACCGCTCGCGATTATCCGCACACAGCTGGCGCTCGCCCGCCGGGCGGCGACCGTCAACGAGGCTCTCTCGGCCGCCGCGAAGGCGGACGAGGCGGTTGCGAACGCCGAGCGCATCCTGGCGCAGTTGCTGCTGATGGCGAAGATCGATGCGGCGGCCAAGGAGGAGGCGCGCGGATCGGAGCGGATCGAACTTGCTCGGCTGGCACGCAGCGTCACCGCCGAGCACGTGCCGGCGGCCGGCGAGGTGGGCATCGATCTCGGTTTTGCCGGCGAGGGGGAGCATTGGATCCGCGCCGAACCGCTGCTTGTCGGAGAGCTCCTGAAGAACCTCATCGGCAATGCGCTGCTCTATGCCGGGCGCGGGGCGGAGGTGACGGTGCGCGTCTCAAGGTCGGATGACGAGATTGCGCTTGAGGTGGAAGACAACGGGCCGGGTATCAGGCCGGAGCTGCGCGAGGCGGTGCTGAAGCGCTTCCGGCGCGGCGGCAATGAGGCGCCCGGCACCGGGCTCGGCCTGCCGATCGTCGAGGAAATCGCCACGCTTTATGCCGGAACGATGCGCCTCGAGGACGGCGAGGGCGGTCGCGGTCTGAAGGTGGTCGTGACTTTTCCGGCAGGGTGAAGAGCCGCAGCCGCGAAGCCGTTACGAGCGCTCTTCGCTTTCCTCGCGGTCGCGGGCTTCGAGAAGAGATGCGGCGTCGCGGGTTTGAACCCGCAGCAGCTCGTTCCAGAGCTGGCGAGCGAAACGCGATTGAACCTGGTTCGCAGGCTTGCGCTGCGATGACATGACAAATCTCCGATAGGTTTGGAATGCCGTTCATATAGTCTATCGACGAGCCGATGGCCACGGCAGAGTCTACCGAGCTGCTTTGCAAGGGAAGCATATGTCGAGTAGCAAGAATATCGATAGATCCGCGTAGCAGACAACAAAAATGCCGGGATGAATTTCTTCATCCCGGCGAGCGGCTGCACTGGGAGGCAGTTTCTTTACGTCTTTTTCCGGCCTTTCTGGCGATAGACGTCGACGACCACGGCGGCAACGATGATCACGCCCTTGACGATCTCCTGGTAGTACGCGTCGACCCGCAGAAAGGTGAAGCCGGAGGTCATGACGCCGAGGATGATCGTGCCGATAACGGTGCCGGTGATGCGGCCGACGCCGCCGGTCAGCGACGTGCCGCCGATGACCGTCGCGGCGATCGCGTCGAGTTCGTACATGACGCCCATGCCGGCCTGGGCGGTCTGGGCCCGGGCTGCGGTGACGACGCCCGCAAGGCCGGCCAGCATGCCGGCGATGGCGTAGACCTTGATCAGATGCGCTTCGACATTAATGCCGGAGACGCGTGCGGCCTGGACGTTGGCGCCGATCGCATAGGTGAACTTGCCGTAGCGGGTGTAGCGGAGCGCAATATGGAAGATCAGCGCGACCACGAGGAAGACGATGACCGGCCAGATGCCCGTGCCGATGAAATTGAACTGCTCGGTAAGTCCGGAGACCGGCTGGCCCTTCGTGTACCACTTGGAGATGCCTCGCGCTGACACCATCATGCCGAGGGTGGCGATAAAGGGCGGGATCTTGGTCTTGGCGATCAATTGCCCGTTGATATAGCCGGCGAAGAGGCCGATGCCGACACCAAGCCCGATCGGCACGATGGCCGGCAGGTCGGTCAGCGAGGGATAGAGCGCTCGCGGCCAGGTGGAGGCTTGCGCGACGCTCGCCGAAATCATTGCCGTCATGCCGACCACGGAACCTGAAGAAAGGTCGATGCCGCCGGTGATGATGACCTGCGTCACGCCGACGGCGATGATGCCGATTACCGATACCTGGAGGATCATGATCGTCAGGCGCTGCGGGTTCATCAGGAAGCTCTGGCCGACGAGAAGCCAGCCGAGAACTTCATAGACGAGCGCGATGCCGATCAGCACCAGGAAGATGTTGAACTCGGGCGGCAGGCGCCGTCTCGACCCGGCAATCGGCGAACCCGCGCCCTGTGCAGCGATATTGGTTTCCATTGTCTTTCCTCCCTGCGGTCGGCATCCGCGCTAGCGCGCGGCAAGTTCCATGACCTTGATTTGGGTGGCTTCTGCCCTGTCGAGGAAGCCGGTGACTCGGCCCTCATGCATGACCATGATCCGGTCGCTCATGCCGAGCACCTCGGGCATTTCCGACGAGATCATGATGACGGCGACACCGTTGCGGGCGAGTTCGGTCACCAGGCGGTGAATCTCGGCCTTGGCGCCGACGTCGATGCCGCGGGTCGGCTCGTCCAGGATCAGAATATGCGGATTGGTCAGCAACCAGCGGCCGATCAGCACCTTCTGCTGGTTGCCGCCCGAGAGGTTTTCGATGCGCTCCTGCAGGTTCGGCGTCTTGACGCGCAGCTTGCGGCTCATCTCCTCGCAGGCGGCGGTGACGTCCTTCTCGGAGACGAAGCCGCGCTTGACGAACTTGTCCTGCAGCACGGCGATCTGCATGTTCTCGAGAATGTCGAGGATCAGTAGGCAGCCGGTGTCCTTGCGGTCCTCGGTCAGGAACGCCATGCGGTTCTTGATCGCCGTATTTGGGTTGTCAATCACCACGTCCTTGCCGTCGATCGAAATCGTGCCCGAGCTTGCCGGGGTGACGCCGAACAACGTCTCGGCGACATTCGATCGGCCCGAGCCGACAAGGCCGGCAACGCCGAGGATTTCGCCGGCGCGCACGTCGAAGGAGACTTCGTGGAAGACGCCGTTGAGCGTCAGGTTCTTGACCGACAGCACGACGTCGCCGATCGGCACCTCTTCCTTCGGGAACATCTGGGTGATCTCGCGGCCGACCATCATGCGGATGATGTCGTCACGGGTGACCTGGCTGGAGGCGTGCGTGCCGATATATTTGCCGTCGCGGAAAACCGAGAATTCATCGGCGATCTCGAACAGCTCGTTCATCTTGTGGGTGATGTAGACGATGCCGATGCCTTGCGAGCGGAGATCCCGGATGATTTCGAAAAGATGC
Protein-coding sequences here:
- a CDS encoding ABC transporter substrate-binding protein; the encoded protein is MQFLISFAFWLFFVGFACAAPVLFPAFSGDAAAPVLVVYSSLDEPLARPMIVGFQKANPDVAVRYEDMLTGEIYDRIVKETDAGQRTADFAFSSAMDLQVKLSNDGYAQRSDLPMSGRWPAWANWRNTAYALTFEPAVFVYHKPSFSKEKPPATRAEFVDYLKRQGSEIFGRIGTYDIERSGVGFLFMARDQEQFGDIWSVIQAMGAAGVKLYSTSQAILERVADGRFVLGYNILGSYAADWASRHPDVGIVLPKDYTVVMSRIGLVPQAAASPDLGRRYLEFFMSKEGQTIMARELEIPAVSPEVAGENTANTMQEMLGGQLKPVPVSPGLMVYLDQVKRARLIARWNEVLRLQ
- a CDS encoding response regulator transcription factor, with the protein product MRILLVEDNQALAEGLSALLRGSGYAVDVVNDGASAHAVAAAESFDLVILDLNLPEMDGLDVLRAMRARQNRAAVLILTARGSPEERIKGLDLGADDYLIKPFDIGEFEARVRVLLRRQAGLRSSIVSYGNVSLDLNARSFSAGGVPIEIPARELGLLELLFMRAGKVVAKDAIVQSLTGLDDDLSPNAIEQYVSRLRKRLAPYGLTVRTARGIGYYLDKATGPE
- a CDS encoding sensor histidine kinase gives rise to the protein MRTAVYSLRRRLLGWLLISTAVIGVIALMDTYREAVKTANVVSDRVLAGSALAIAERVVVAEDGTLQVDIPYVALEMLTSAAQDRVFYRVDGPPGEFITGYQTLPSLPEAAGQSTSFADAVFRGEPIRLAVLRRSASTGVNSVPFVVTVAETTIARRQLTQTILLHSALRLGLMIAGAALIVWVAVTFSLRPLYRLGDAIAERSPDDLHPIGERVPSEVQGLVDTVNSFMVRLQSALDALRHFTGNASHQLRTPLAIIRTQLALARRAATVNEALSAAAKADEAVANAERILAQLLLMAKIDAAAKEEARGSERIELARLARSVTAEHVPAAGEVGIDLGFAGEGEHWIRAEPLLVGELLKNLIGNALLYAGRGAEVTVRVSRSDDEIALEVEDNGPGIRPELREAVLKRFRRGGNEAPGTGLGLPIVEEIATLYAGTMRLEDGEGGRGLKVVVTFPAG
- a CDS encoding ABC transporter permease encodes the protein METNIAAQGAGSPIAGSRRRLPPEFNIFLVLIGIALVYEVLGWLLVGQSFLMNPQRLTIMILQVSVIGIIAVGVTQVIITGGIDLSSGSVVGMTAMISASVAQASTWPRALYPSLTDLPAIVPIGLGVGIGLFAGYINGQLIAKTKIPPFIATLGMMVSARGISKWYTKGQPVSGLTEQFNFIGTGIWPVIVFLVVALIFHIALRYTRYGKFTYAIGANVQAARVSGINVEAHLIKVYAIAGMLAGLAGVVTAARAQTAQAGMGVMYELDAIAATVIGGTSLTGGVGRITGTVIGTIILGVMTSGFTFLRVDAYYQEIVKGVIIVAAVVVDVYRQKGRKKT
- a CDS encoding sugar ABC transporter ATP-binding protein, which gives rise to MTLSPTTMAAVRASGAVPNAEYLLAAEGVRKEFPGVVALDGVQFKLKRGTVHALMGENGAGKSTLMKILAGIYHPDRGEVKLRGADVQLKSPLDALENGIAMIHQELNLMPFMTVAENIWIRREPKNRFGFVDHGEMRRITAKLFERLKIDIDPEIEVRHLSVANRQMVEIAKAVSYESDVLIMDEPTSALTEREVAHLFEIIRDLRSQGIGIVYITHKMNELFEIADEFSVFRDGKYIGTHASSQVTRDDIIRMMVGREITQMFPKEEVPIGDVVLSVKNLTLNGVFHEVSFDVRAGEILGVAGLVGSGRSNVAETLFGVTPASSGTISIDGKDVVIDNPNTAIKNRMAFLTEDRKDTGCLLILDILENMQIAVLQDKFVKRGFVSEKDVTAACEEMSRKLRVKTPNLQERIENLSGGNQQKVLIGRWLLTNPHILILDEPTRGIDVGAKAEIHRLVTELARNGVAVIMISSEMPEVLGMSDRIMVMHEGRVTGFLDRAEATQIKVMELAAR